One stretch of Malus domestica chromosome 14, GDT2T_hap1 DNA includes these proteins:
- the LOC114820982 gene encoding DNA-3-methyladenine glycosylase isoform X1, translating into MKKPRAFKRVAAKPKRPIPSNRLTNEEDKTRPIQCSESLTVAAVKPKKPQSQPQTKSDSSLPIPDFPPEKMTILPFSFFQIDALELAPRLLGKFLRREDVVLQITEVEAYRPNDSVCHGRFGITARTAPVFGPGGHAYVYLCYGLHTMLNVVADKEGVGAAVLIRSCAPVSGLETIQQRRGQKTDKPVLLNGPGKIGQALGLSTEWSSHPLYTPDGLEILDGPEPEKMLVGPRVGIDYASPEHVNALWRFAVAAHPVQQRKLQKINAAQTVVPDPSIPQLYWASPQNSRPFHSPQSSP; encoded by the exons ATGAAGAAACCTCGGGCATTTAAACGAGTCGCCGCCAAACCCAAGAGGCCAATTCCATCCAACCGTCTCACTAATGAAGAAGACAAAACTCGGCCGATTCAATGTTCGGAATCGTTGACCGTCGCAGCGgtcaaacccaaaaaaccccaaTCTCAACCTCAAACCAAATCCGACTCATCACTCCCAATCCCAGACTTTCCTCCCGAGAAAATGACCATCTTGCCCTTCTCATTCTTCCAAATCGACGCCCTAGAGCTCGCCCCACGTTTGCTGGGCAAGTTTCTGAGGCGAGAGGATGTTGTTCTTCAGATTACTGAG GTAGAAGCTTATAGGCCAAATGATTCGGTTTGTCATGGTCGATTTGGCATAACTGCAAGAACAGCCCCCGTT TTTGGACCTGGAGGGCATGCGTATGTTTATCTTTGCTACGGCCTCCATACAATGCTGAATGTTGTTGCTGACAAGGAGGGGGTTGGGGCTGCTGTCCTAATACGTTCTTGCGCTCCAGTTAGTG GATTGGAGACCATTCAGCAGCGTCGAGGTCAGAAAACTGATAAACCCGTGCTCCTTAATGGACCTGGAAAG ATTGGTCAAGCGCTGGGACTTTCTACCGAGTGGTCAAGCCATCCCCTTTATACTCCAG ATGGTCTGGAGATCTTAGATGGTCCGGAGCCCGAAAAGATGCTGGTTGGTCCGCGTGTGGGAATTGATTACGCTTCACCTGAGCATGTCAATGCATTGTGGAGATTTGCAGTTGCAG CTCACCCGGTTCAACAACggaaattgcaaaaaataaatgcaGCCCAAACAGTTGTTCCAGATCCTTCTATTCCCCAACTTTATTGGGCCTCCCCTCAAAATTCTAGACCCTTCCATTCTCCTCAGTCCTCCCCATAA
- the LOC114820982 gene encoding DNA-3-methyladenine glycosylase isoform X3, producing the protein MKKPRAFKRVAAKPKRPIPSNRLTNEEDKTRPIQCSESLTVAAVKPKKPQSQPQTKSDSSLPIPDFPPEKMTILPFSFFQIDALELAPRLLGKFLRREDVVLQITEVEAYRPNDSVCHGRFGITARTAPVFGPGGHAYVYLCYGLHTMLNVVADKEGVGAAVLIRSCAPVSGLETIQQRRGQKTDKPVLLNGPGKIGQALGLSTEWSSHPLYTPDGLEILDGPEPEKMLVGPRVGIDYASPEHVNALWRFAVAAYTIETCIVMSCGSNNL; encoded by the exons ATGAAGAAACCTCGGGCATTTAAACGAGTCGCCGCCAAACCCAAGAGGCCAATTCCATCCAACCGTCTCACTAATGAAGAAGACAAAACTCGGCCGATTCAATGTTCGGAATCGTTGACCGTCGCAGCGgtcaaacccaaaaaaccccaaTCTCAACCTCAAACCAAATCCGACTCATCACTCCCAATCCCAGACTTTCCTCCCGAGAAAATGACCATCTTGCCCTTCTCATTCTTCCAAATCGACGCCCTAGAGCTCGCCCCACGTTTGCTGGGCAAGTTTCTGAGGCGAGAGGATGTTGTTCTTCAGATTACTGAG GTAGAAGCTTATAGGCCAAATGATTCGGTTTGTCATGGTCGATTTGGCATAACTGCAAGAACAGCCCCCGTT TTTGGACCTGGAGGGCATGCGTATGTTTATCTTTGCTACGGCCTCCATACAATGCTGAATGTTGTTGCTGACAAGGAGGGGGTTGGGGCTGCTGTCCTAATACGTTCTTGCGCTCCAGTTAGTG GATTGGAGACCATTCAGCAGCGTCGAGGTCAGAAAACTGATAAACCCGTGCTCCTTAATGGACCTGGAAAG ATTGGTCAAGCGCTGGGACTTTCTACCGAGTGGTCAAGCCATCCCCTTTATACTCCAG ATGGTCTGGAGATCTTAGATGGTCCGGAGCCCGAAAAGATGCTGGTTGGTCCGCGTGTGGGAATTGATTACGCTTCACCTGAGCATGTCAATGCATTGTGGAGATTTGCAGTTGCAG CTTATACCATTGAAACGTGTATTGTCATGTCGTGTGGTAGCAACAACTTATAA
- the LOC114820982 gene encoding DNA-3-methyladenine glycosylase isoform X2, with protein sequence MKKPRAFKRVAAKPKRPIPSNRLTNEEDKTRPIQCSESLTVAAVKPKKPQSQPQTKSDSSLPIPDFPPEKMTILPFSFFQIDALELAPRLLGKFLRREDVVLQITEVEAYRPNDSVCHGRFGITARTAPVFGPGGHAYVYLCYGLHTMLNVVADKEGVGAAVLIRSCAPVSGLETIQQRRGQKTDKPVLLNGPGKIGQALGLSTEWSSHPLYTPDGLEILDGPEPEKMLVGPRVGIDYASPEHVNALWRFAVAGTSWISAPKNTLRPPES encoded by the exons ATGAAGAAACCTCGGGCATTTAAACGAGTCGCCGCCAAACCCAAGAGGCCAATTCCATCCAACCGTCTCACTAATGAAGAAGACAAAACTCGGCCGATTCAATGTTCGGAATCGTTGACCGTCGCAGCGgtcaaacccaaaaaaccccaaTCTCAACCTCAAACCAAATCCGACTCATCACTCCCAATCCCAGACTTTCCTCCCGAGAAAATGACCATCTTGCCCTTCTCATTCTTCCAAATCGACGCCCTAGAGCTCGCCCCACGTTTGCTGGGCAAGTTTCTGAGGCGAGAGGATGTTGTTCTTCAGATTACTGAG GTAGAAGCTTATAGGCCAAATGATTCGGTTTGTCATGGTCGATTTGGCATAACTGCAAGAACAGCCCCCGTT TTTGGACCTGGAGGGCATGCGTATGTTTATCTTTGCTACGGCCTCCATACAATGCTGAATGTTGTTGCTGACAAGGAGGGGGTTGGGGCTGCTGTCCTAATACGTTCTTGCGCTCCAGTTAGTG GATTGGAGACCATTCAGCAGCGTCGAGGTCAGAAAACTGATAAACCCGTGCTCCTTAATGGACCTGGAAAG ATTGGTCAAGCGCTGGGACTTTCTACCGAGTGGTCAAGCCATCCCCTTTATACTCCAG ATGGTCTGGAGATCTTAGATGGTCCGGAGCCCGAAAAGATGCTGGTTGGTCCGCGTGTGGGAATTGATTACGCTTCACCTGAGCATGTCAATGCATTGTGGAGATTTGCAGTTGCAGGTACCTCTTGGATTAGTGCTCCTAAAAACACCCTCAGGCCACCTGAATCTTAA